DNA from Platichthys flesus chromosome 20, fPlaFle2.1, whole genome shotgun sequence:
ATGATTCTAAGCCATCAGAAAAAAGTCAAGGTACGTGTTTCTCATTGCAGtcatgctgttgtttttctgaatgtAAATCTCCGTTGCCTTTCAAATAGAAAGTGTGGTGATGTCTAAAAAATACCAGGTTAACTTTTCTGGCCCCCTCTTTCAGCTGATGCATGCTGATCCTCACAAGCTGGACCTCCGTAATGAGCTGCTGGCCCGTCTTCCTGGAGCTGGGGGACTCGGCCCCCTCGGGCCCATGGGAGGAGCTCTTCCTCCCAATCACGACCTCACAAGACCCCCCAGTCTCTTCTCGGCTACAGGTGAGAGTTGAAACAGTTTTGCGACTCAACAGTAGCTCATggaaaattattaattatttgaaGAACAGTAAATTATGTTAAGATTCAAAGTgtcttgaatatttaaaaaagctcCTGTACTATTGTTTTCTGAGTCACAGCATTAAGGGTGTGAAGAACCTGATGTTCTTAATTTTGATTACTCGTGACATTGTTAATTAAGTTTTAATTTCCTTCCTTAAGGTGCAGTTAATCCGTCCTCTGCTCCATTCATCTCTCCATCGACACCTCACTCCTCTTTCCTCGCTCCAACTGCACACTTGGGTACGATCAGTTTAAATCATCAAATCCACAGAAATCCATTTATGGGTTGCGCAGTTCTCACAACTCTTATGTTTGTATCCGcacagtttttttaatgttgaccCTCGTTTTTCAGATCCATATGGTCGTTCCCCACCTTTCACTCCGCTGGGAGCTCTGGGTACTGGTGCCTTCGGAGGACTCGGCAGCCCAACACTGGGTCAGTCTCACAACTCCTTTCTAGAGTTGAAACACAAGACCTGAAGGATCGTTTGAATCTTATCCTTGTACAATTCCTACGTGTGTTGTGTATATTGAGAGAATTGCGATAACAGTTTGTGATTACAActcattgatttattaatttgaacTTCAATCaatagattgtgtgtgtggagagaatATTTACTCCCCTCGTCCTTGGTAGTACAGCACGTAGTGTTTGTAATTTccttaaattataattaaactTGAGAGGGCATCTTCGAAACCAACAGAATGCTATTGATGAATTTTGTATGAAAGCTATAAGGTAACAAAAGGTTAAATTGCTTTTACCCATTCaccacaatgtttttttctaagaaatctattttttaattttcagctGGCTCCATGTTTGGCCCTAAAGACTCACCAGCCGGTTTGTCCAACCCCAACCATCAAGAAGCATGGAACCGTCTGCATGGCGGCCCGTCTGGGTTCCCTATTGGCCCCAACTGGGCTAAAGGGGCGGAcaagagggatgagagggaccgggggaaggagggagagaggagagacatcCCCCACATCAAGGACGAAAAGGACAGGTATGACACTCACCTATTTTAATACTGGCTTTAAATGGAGAGGAATAGTTGTCTTGTGATCAGTATGAATATTACCCCATTTTACACAACATGATTTTCATGATGTCACTTGTTCCCTCTGTTTTGCAGAGACAATATGCTGTATGGCCGACAACCTGTGAGAATGTCTCCAGTTGGTCCTTCCTTCAAGCAGCGCAGTAGCACCCCGGTCTCCCACATTAAtggtcacagcagcagccttGGGGCGAGCAGTGCGCCTATTGAGGACCTGACACGCAGCTTCAATAGAGACGGAGAGCGCGAGCGGGACAGAGACGGGGACAAACGGCCGCTGCCAACAGGGTCTTCTCGAGCGCCTCCTCTTGGATCTTCATCTTTAGTAGCTGACAGGGACAGACCAcgttcttcctcatcctctgtgCTCACCACTCCCCCACCCTCCAATCGCTCAGCCCCATCTCCTTTGGACCTTTACCCCCGCACAATGGCCCCAGCAGCACACAGTCATCACAGTGAACCCTCACACTCCCAAAGAGACGGCAACATCCCTACTTCCTCGTCAGCTTCTGCCTCTGTCACGTCTTTGTCTCAGGCCAGGAAGCCTGACCGAACCCCAACACCTGTGTCCAAACCTCCCATGCTACTCCAGCCAGTAAAGGTCAAGGAGGAGCGGAAGGAGGAGCCGGAGCACATCCCCATCACCCTGCCTCCCCCAGCACATAACCACAACTTTGAGCGCCCCAACAGTCATCCACACCACCACAGGTCGGGtaccccttcctcctctttatcACTAACTCCCACTCCTGGTGTTCAACTTCAACCACCCACTCCAAACCATTCCCACCAACACTTTGCCCTGCTTGACCGCTCAAGAGCCATTGAAGCATATATGGGGGGCGTTGCGGGACCTCCTGGGCTGGTAATGGGTCCAGGAGAACGTTTCTCCCATGGTCCACACCAAGGACCACCACAGGGCCCTCACAGTTTCACCTGGGACCCCTGGAGGGAGCTGGCAGCTCAGCAGCAACATCAACACCGTAGGGAGGCTATGGCCCTTCGGTCAGACCCACATCTAGCCCTGCGATCCGATCCACATTTGGCCCGGTTGCTGCAGCATCAGCGACTTCTGGAGGCTGAGAGGGCTGCAGCTGTAGCAGCTGCTCACCACCCTCCTACCTCTTCTGCTTCCAACCCTGGTGTCCGCCAGGAGTTCGGCCTAATGGCCCATCATTTTGACCGCTCTCATCAGCTCGGACCAGGAGGAGGCTTGATGGAAGATGAGCAGCGTGCCCAGATCCTGAGAGAAGACTTTGAGCGGGCTCGCTACTTCGGGATGCACCCTCACCTCCCTCCAGGCGCTCACCTCTCAGGTCCCTCTcatgctgctactgctgctcaCCTGGAGCAGCTCCACCCTGGCCTTCTCGCCCACTCCCTTCCCCATGgagcctctgctgcttctcaccACCACCATGCAGGTCTCTATGCCCGCTTAGGCCCACTGAACCCACACCACATGGCCAACGGCCTGCTAGCAAAGAACCCAGGAGGCATGGTGGGGGTACCGCCTCCACTCATTCCGTCCATGACCAGCCGGTCGTCCACACCTCCCCGCAGACTTGCAGGGCCAGGTGAGCTTCAACTGTACAGTGCCCACAAAGATGGAGAGTCCAGATAGTACAGGGACAACACTGAAGGAGattcaggaacatgtcaggatcACTGTGCTGCTCTCAACCTGCCCCCTTTCCCGCTTGCAGACTACTAAACCCTGCCCTCCCATTTACACAACCAAACCAGCTCCAGCCTCCCAAACAGAGAGGGGTAACAACGACTGGCTGGATGTGACGGTAGGGAGGGAAATGCAAGACTCATTCGTGTGACTTGGAATATGCCCAATGGTTCAATCGGTGCAATTTAAAGGTACATGGATCCTGGGCATCCTtggtgtattttattttatactgaCTGTTGGTAATTACAGTACTCCCTTTCGAAAGCTGTTAGAGGCAGAGGACAACTTTCTCTCATTAGTCAGGTGATTTGTGATCTATGCTTCTGAGCAAGCCTTTTCCAGGTGGAATGGAAATAACTTCCAAAAGGATGTACACTCTGAGAACACGTCAGGGGTTCATCCTCCGCGTCACCCTCTCCTGCATAAATCAAGCCCTGATAAGGTTTTTCTGGATGAGGGTTTTTAGAAACACAGTGGTAAAGTGGTTCTGTTCTGTCATTGTCTTTTTTGTCCTTGTGAGAAGACAGATTATTGATGACACCATTTAATGAATATCAGTAAGCGTTGTACCTCAGTTTCCTGCTTTACCCCCAAGAAATCGAACCTCAAACCCTCAGCTTCACTCATGAATTCAACCTTCTTTGgcttgtcttttgtttttccacaggATGAATGGCAAAATGAACTGTGCTGAGCTGTGTGAGTGAACACAGTATTTTAGAGCTTCCTGTAACTGTTTCCCAGTCTCCTCTTGACTATACGAGCAGGACCAGATTATAGTAGTCTAGAGAAATTGCCTTTGTAATTATTATTCTTAACATTAATTATCttctataataataaatatattcacTGTTATGTTATTTGTCATTGTTTCGGGTATCAACCAGTACTCTCTCCCCAGGTAGTTATATGTTTCGAATCATACTGGAGGCTTGCTTCACACAAAACGTTTTAACGCTCGTGAACATTGAGCCTAGACGATCTGCAACCTCCGGCCTCTTCAAGGATCATCTATGACTTTATTACGCTGAGAGGGAGGTTTGCCTGTTTGTCCCTGGTTGTGTGCTATATCCATTTGGAACTAAAGGAGCCTTGTACATTGAACTGTCGAGTTGTTTCATCAACAAAAATAAGTTATATACATGGATAAGTGGGACATCTGCTgaagaactgaaaaaaaaaatataaggACTTGTGTCAAAAGACAACTAGACAGTGGGTATCCTGAGAGGGAAAAGACTGGGTCGATTATTTTAATATGACCATTTTATACCTTTCAAACCCCTCCCCTAGAGACCACAAAGattaattattaaatgaattgttGTTTACTCTGTTGTGTGAGTCTTTGTTCTGAtcctttattattatcagtgcAACGTACACTTTTATGAATAGTTGTCTTTTTCTCATCAgtgaaatgttatttaaaatagaGAAAACTGTCTCACTCATCTTTTTCAACATATCGACTCCAAAGCCCCCAAGTAgcagaaaaatattaaatcaagcCCATTTTTCAATTTTAGACACTAACTATGGAATGTGTGGCTTTTCTATAGAAATTACCATTTTGTTtcagcttttttaaatatactttataCTAAAATCTCATGTGAGCTACATCATACAAAAATAAGAGTATCCCCTTGGATTTAATCTATTATCCTTCAACCGAAAGGAGAATCTGAGACACTTCATAACCCTGCCTGGGCTATAAGGAGttattttcattcattaattacgtattaattattttactttgcAATGTCAGAAAATGGTGATAAATTATGGCAACAGCCCGAGGAATTCGTGGcaacttttgttttatattaacaTGTCCAAACAATCATTTTACTATCATTTAGCATTTAAAACATAGTACAATTCTCACATTTGACAAACTGGATCCAGACgctgtttctttaaataaataaagtctgagACAATGaatcaattaataaaaataGCCGTGGATTAATTTCTGTCAATTAAAGAatcaattaaattattttacattcactACAAAAGAGGTGTAAATGCACGTATGCTGACATGAGTgtataataagaaaaaaaagacaacaatcaTGTGACAGTCATGTCATTGTTTGAATGATTTGTAAACCTTGGTGAGAATAAATGGCAGTCAGGAATAAattaaagaggaagaagagacatTGAAGAAGAGGGAACAACAGCCAGAAacattaaagaagaagaaacactaAGAAACATTAAAGAAGAACAAATAACAGTCAGTAACATATTAAGAAAGACAATCATaaacaaatgaagaagaaacaagcagGAACATTAAAGAAGACCAAATGACAGCCAggaacatattaaaaaaaaagaagaagaaacattaCCGAAGAAGAAACAACAGTCAGAATCATTAAAGAAGCACAAATAACAGTCAGGAACATATTCAAATAGAAGAATAAACATTAACTAAGAATAAACAACAGTGATAAACattagagaagaagaaacaacagtCAGGAAtattaaagaagaagaataaacattaaaagaagaataaataacAGTAAGAACattacagagaaagaaacaacagtCAGGGACATATTAAAGTAGaagaataaacattaaaagaagaataaataacAGTAAGAAcatacagagaaagaaacaacagtCAGGGACATATTAAAGTAGAAGAATAAACATTAACGAAGAAGAAACAACAGTCAGAATCATTAAAGTAGCACAAATAACAGTCAGGAACATAttcaaaaagaagaataaacattAACTAAGAATAAACAACAGTGATAAACagtagagaagaagaaacaacagtCAGGAAtattaaagaagaagaataaacattaaaagaagaataaataacAGTAAGAAcatacagagaaagaaacaacagtCAGGGACATATTAAAGTAGAAGAATAAACATAAACGAAGGAAACAACAGTCAGAACATTAAAGAAGCACAAATAACAGTCAGgaacatattaaaaaaagaagaataaacatgAACGACgaagaaacaacacaatacaGATTTGAAGCGCCGCGCTGGTCCAGATCTCGCGAGATCTCCGCGGCTCGCTACTTGGTCGCAGCGGCGCTCTTCCACCATTTCGCTGCGTAAAGTCTCCTCCCCGCGACCGCTACCTTCTGCCGCCGAGAGCCCAGGCTCTCCCGGTCCGCACTTTGAGCTTCTTCCCGCAGACCCGGCGGTACCTCGTTGGGTACCGGGAGACAGTTCGGGTCGCCGGCATCGCGGATTGAGCGCGATCTCACGCGGATGACGACTCCTTCAGCAAGAATTTAGTAAAAGAAAATCGCTCGGAAATTTCAGGTAGGTGGGAACTTAAGATGGCGGcctggggagggaggggggcgaGGAGGAAGTAACGGGGGGACCGGAGGGAGCCTCGGAGGGACGGGGGGACTCGAGCCCTCCGCGGCTCACCCGCCGCTGCAATGTACACGGGGTTACCGGGGCTTTACCGGAGGATCACGGACACAGTTCGAACCCGTAAAATCCAGCTGAACTGCGCGTTGTGAAGCCAGCCGCCCCGGGAGCACCGGTTCCTCCGCGTCGCTGCTCGAGCGCCGGTGTCGGTGGGACCGTGCGACTCCCCcctgcaccccccaccccccctgtaATCATTGCAAAATTCATATGGAACTTtttaaccttgttttttttcattgtcgccttttttaatgtttgcacATAAATTATGAATCACGGGGGATTTTaaagtgaatgttttttaaaagtcattCATTTAAGCAGTTTGACCCCACGCAATGACGTCACGGgtgactgcccccccccacccacccgcTCATGTAAGTGCAGAAGCGGGGTTTTAATgcgtcttcttcctcctcggtGTCCCGGTGCGAGTAAGTGATCGTGTGTGTGGGTTGAGATCCAGGACGGCTCCTCCACCGGCCGTAGCGTTTACAGAACCCCGGGAGGGAAGTGGCGCAGCCCCGTTCCCAACTCCTGTAGCTCGCCTGCTAGCAGCAGAGCCACCCAGCACTGTTATTGtgggagctaacgctagctagctaACCGCGCTAGCCAAACCGGTGTGCAGTGGAAATCTTTCAATCCCGATCGATTCCCCCGCGACTACAACCCGACACCCGGTGTATTTCCGTCTGCAGTCAGTCGGGTTCGCTCAACCCGTTAACACCGACATCTACCCCCGGTGCAGCTGCCTGTCCCGGCGCCCAACACAACCCGATCTAGACCCCAAACCGTGCAGGGCAGTGCTCCGGGGGGGGGACATGATATAAAGGGGAAACACATTTCATCGGAACACCAGCAACCTCTTTTACAGGCGTTAACCAGATCCATGTGTTTTCACTAAAAGAGAACCGGGTCCGCTGCTACTCTGCTGGGTCTAAACAAAGTGGGTGCACTCCTCTCCTCACGCCACCGCTCGCAAACAAAGGTGCATTTTCTCCACGTAGATCGCTGCCCACCCGGCTGCGAGGGGCCACAGTGAAATGTGCTCTGACGAAAAGCGTTTGAATGAATGAGAGGAGGCGCGTGCGCTGGGTCCCCGGCTGGTGTCCTGGGAGCGCGTGTTGAAACCTTCCGGGGGGCGACTGCAGCAAACGCAGCCCGGAGCCGGAGAGCGTCTCCTGCAGCCGCTCTCACTCTATTTCATTACAGCTGCATGGTCACCCGCTTGCACTCAGCCAGCTGGACCCGCTCAGCTGTCGGTCCGAGTTCTGCCTGGGACTTGATACTCGTCCAGCACGTTGTCATCACTTTGTTTACTTACTGCACGTCCTGTGATGTCCTAGCATCAGCTCCGTCACTGCTGAAGTCACCGGTGTTATCCTCTCATTGGAGGAAGAATTCAAATCCCTCAAGTTTACAAATAAACGTATTGTATTAAAAGTAGTTTTCGCAGGAATGAAAATGATCAAAATAGTTAAGCTTGTTTTTGCTGCATGTGTATTGTTGGGTAGTTTACATCCAAAGCATCATATTTCATAAGATCTTCATCACACTTGTTGGTTGTAATCTTAGTTTTTTAAGTCACTAAAGCTGTCTGGTAAATGTAGTCAGGTAGAAATAGAGTGGAGcaaggaaggaaaacaaacaagcctTTAAAGTCGCTTTAACTGCAGTAAATGTACGTTTCCACCACTGCAGAGTTTTCATTGTGAAGGCGAGAGAGAAGCAGTTGCTGATTTCATTTTAGTAATAATTGACCATATGTCTCTGTTTCACTTCTTCAGAATATGTGGCGGGGACCCTAACTCAGCATCCTGGAAGTAGAAAGCACAGAAGATCTGTGTCTCACACCACAGTCAGGTGAGAAGTTTGTTGCTTTGCACATTTGCACTCACTTGTGGACTTGTTTCAATAAATGTCCAGACATTGAGGTAATAAcctttgtctccccccccccaggtgcAGTGTGTAGCCGGGGCAGCACAGAGGAAGGAAGctctgaggaggaggcggcgcGGCAGCTTGCCTCTCCGGCTGTGGATTTGCCCGGTGGCAACCCCCAGGCTGCACAGGATGTGGCCGGGGAGTCACCTCGGCATGCACAGCAGCCGGTCGCAGCTGCCCCCCGCCCAGACCCTCCACTCACCATTCCATCCAACGTGCCATTGCAGAAGAGCAAGGACTCAGCATTCCTTGGCATGGAGAACGCCCCACCGACACCGCTGCCTGAGTCTCTCCCCACCAGCTGCGACTCTAAGGACAGTGTCTCAGATGAAGTTGCAGAAGTTGTCGCAGGTGCGAGATCCTTGCCCACATCCCTTACTGATGACCGTAGCTCCTCGGATGAGATGCAATGGCTTCCAGCTCCCCTTTGTCCGCCTCTTGCCCCAGATACAAAGTTCGACAACACGGCACAAGAGCTGCAATATGAGTCACAAACTGAGAAAAGCCAATCAAATTGTGACACGGACCAGATTCAACCACTTGAAGAAGGTGCAGGACTTCTGGCTATTTCAGAGAAGCAGtccaacagattggaatataaATCAGAGACTGGAACAAATGTGGAAACTGTTGGAAATGATCAGAAAGGTGGGACTATTCTCCCACAAACCTCATCTCAAATCTGTTCCACAGCCTCAACTTCCTCTGTCCCACAATCGGATGCTGACAGCACAGGACATGGCGCTGTGGAGCAGTCGAACAGGGACTCACCCCTCCACACAAATCAAGACAGCCATATCTCCCCGTCAGGTACTGCGTGGCAAGCTGATGGTCACCAGGACTCAAAATCTCTGCTCCCATCTTCTGACAGCAGTGAGATTAAACAAACtgacacatcacaaacacaacctgaaaTCATCAAGACGATCTCAGATGATCCTAGAGAAAATTCTTTTGAATCAGTTGAGACATTTGACCATGTTACAGCGCTTCTTAAAACTTCTGACAGTGAAATCCAACCTCCATCAGCTGAAATACTCGAGACCCCAGAGGCAAGAGAAAAACCTCATGGATTACACACTTCTGGAAACGCAAGCTCATTGTCCAGTACCACAGCTGGGAGAGAAGACGGTGAGATCCAGAAGAGCTGTGACTCTCTTGGGGGAGAGCGGGTTGAGAGTAGCACAAGAGAAGAACACTCGGACGCGGCCGTCTCCTCGTCGGACTTCACAATGCTGCCAGAGAGTTCTTCCACCCAGGATAGTTCCTCAAAACCCTCCGCTGCCCCTCCCCTGTTTGATAGCGGCATAGTAATCTCCCTGCAGGCGGGGCAGGTTGTTGAAGCAGAAACCTCTCCCCCCTGTGATCAGCTCCCACCAACACAGACACCTCTGGTTGCTGAGCTGGGAGATGCTCCAGAAATCGTGGTTGTCCAAGAGGAGGCTCATATCAACGAGGACTGGTCTAACGTGCACCTGAAACAGAGTTACATCGTACAGCGAGAGGACGGTAGTGTCTGTGAAGCTGCCCTCGTCAACGAGCTGAGCTCTGAATCTAAGCTGTATGAAGAACGGGTTGAGGCAGACGTGGAGTTGGACTCCCAGCCGGTGGAAGTGTATGAGTTCTGTGGCCTGGTGGAGGAGGTTGCAGAGGAAACGGTCTGTGCCAGTGGCAGCGTACAGACGTCTCACTCTCCAGGATACGAGATGAACCTGTTCAACGCGCTAATGGAGAACTCTGAGGAGTTTAATGTCAAACAGGACTTGGAGTTGCACCTCGGACCATCTATTCACACAATCA
Protein-coding regions in this window:
- the fbrs gene encoding autism susceptibility gene 2 protein homolog isoform X5, whose translation is MEGPSRSTGFRQSRRSRSQRDRERRRRRVDLAEQRATSLSSGSDREACGTNTVLGPGGRECRPGFGRHRPPRRRKRESVSCEEDIIDGFAIASFISLEALEMDCSLKPSQRTDMPGRRNKGKRGPEENGGGPLSEPEEGAPHGYPSLKNRSKRRRIEGHPLETGYICDTESDTGDKASDNEMDPVFTVSTRKVVEPVPSTIGTTIGKTFPALPARCGVSRLMVTPRVSGLERSHEKSLEQHFPEPVTSSTSSAPFGLPSPVTASCVVPRPGPINRNGSCNSPLSKPKSFHSLPGRAHSIYNINNRSNTPVKPPSALSVASSSSSMRPPTPSTSVSLPYIRSSGSSGPLRPPSRASSGALYTSSPGLPPPPPLLQGPTHSVAADRDGRRSVPGAENNAAAAGRSTPGGPSAPSSTPGSSGRTSQNQPSIQPMAFQYHQHNHQHQHTHTHQHFTPFLHPTATAQPLFDKYAGKMDGLYRHPFFPQYPPPSVPSIQPVIPPTGPFSSLTGAFQPKPLVPQGSGPDLSARLGVVPHHLQPKDPRKPGKWCAMHVYVAWMILSHQKKVKLMHADPHKLDLRNELLARLPGAGGLGPLGPMGGALPPNHDLTRPPSLFSATGAVNPSSAPFISPSTPHSSFLAPTAHLDPYGRSPPFTPLGALGTGAFGGLGSPTLAGSMFGPKDSPAGLSNPNHQEAWNRLHGGPSGFPIGPNWAKGADKRDERDRGKEGERRDIPHIKDEKDRDNMLYGRQPVRMSPVGPSFKQRSSTPVSHINGHSSSLGASSAPIEDLTRSFNRDGERERDRDGDKRPLPTGSSRAPPLGSSSLVADRDRPRSSSSSVLTTPPPSNRSAPSPLDLYPRTMAPAAHSHHSEPSHSQRDGNIPTSSSASASVTSLSQARKPDRTPTPVSKPPMLLQPVKVKEERKEEPEHIPITLPPPAHNHNFERPNSHPHHHRSGTPSSSLSLTPTPGVQLQPPTPNHSHQHFALLDRSRAIEAYMGGVAGPPGLVMGPGERFSHGPHQGPPQGPHSFTWDPWRELAAQQQHQHRREAMALRSDPHLALRSDPHLARLLQHQRLLEAERAAAVAAAHHPPTSSASNPGVRQEFGLMAHHFDRSHQLGPGGGLMEDEQRAQILREDFERARYFGMHPHLPPGAHLSGPSHAATAAHLEQLHPGLLAHSLPHGASAASHHHHAGLYARLGPLNPHHMANGLLAKNPGGMVGVPPPLIPSMTSRSSTPPRRLAGPGELQLYSAHKDGESR
- the fbrs gene encoding autism susceptibility gene 2 protein homolog isoform X2; its protein translation is MEGPSRSTGFRQSRRSRSQRDRERRRRRVDLAEQRATSLSSGSDREACGTNTVLGPGGRECRPGFGRHRPPRRRKRESVSCEEDIIDGFAIASFISLEALEMDCSLKPSQRTDMPGRRNKGKRGPEENGGGPLSEPEEGAPHGYPSLKNRSKRRRIEGHPLETGYICDTESDTGDKASDNEMDPVFTVSTRKVVEPVPSTIGTTIGKTFPALPARCGVSRLMVTPRVSGLERSHEKSLEQHFPEPVTSSTSSAPFGLPSPVTASCVVPRPGPINRNGSCNSPLSKPKSFHSLPGRAHSIYNINNSNTPVKPPSALSVASSSSSMRPPTPSTSVSLPYIRSSGSSGPLRPPSRASSGALYTSSPGLPPPPPLLQGPTHSVAADRDGRRSVPGAENNAAAAGRSTPGGPSAPSSTPGSSGRTSQNQPSIQPMAFQYHQHNHQHQHTHTHQHFTPFLHPTATAQPLFDKYAGKMDGLYRHPFFPQYPPPSVPSIQPVIPPTGPFSSLTGAFQPKPLVPQGSGPDLSARLGVVPHHLQPKDPRLTDPFGTSLKVSNKPGKWCAMHVYVAWMILSHQKKVKLMHADPHKLDLRNELLARLPGAGGLGPLGPMGGALPPNHDLTRPPSLFSATGAVNPSSAPFISPSTPHSSFLAPTAHLDPYGRSPPFTPLGALGTGAFGGLGSPTLAGSMFGPKDSPAGLSNPNHQEAWNRLHGGPSGFPIGPNWAKGADKRDERDRGKEGERRDIPHIKDEKDRDNMLYGRQPVRMSPVGPSFKQRSSTPVSHINGHSSSLGASSAPIEDLTRSFNRDGERERDRDGDKRPLPTGSSRAPPLGSSSLVADRDRPRSSSSSVLTTPPPSNRSAPSPLDLYPRTMAPAAHSHHSEPSHSQRDGNIPTSSSASASVTSLSQARKPDRTPTPVSKPPMLLQPVKVKEERKEEPEHIPITLPPPAHNHNFERPNSHPHHHRSGTPSSSLSLTPTPGVQLQPPTPNHSHQHFALLDRSRAIEAYMGGVAGPPGLVMGPGERFSHGPHQGPPQGPHSFTWDPWRELAAQQQHQHRREAMALRSDPHLALRSDPHLARLLQHQRLLEAERAAAVAAAHHPPTSSASNPGVRQEFGLMAHHFDRSHQLGPGGGLMEDEQRAQILREDFERARYFGMHPHLPPGAHLSGPSHAATAAHLEQLHPGLLAHSLPHGASAASHHHHAGLYARLGPLNPHHMANGLLAKNPGGMVGVPPPLIPSMTSRSSTPPRRLAGPGELQLYSAHKDGESR